From Enterococcus wangshanyuanii, the proteins below share one genomic window:
- a CDS encoding ABC transporter ATP-binding protein, which translates to MLQVMDIDFSYRKTKILSKISFELDYGQSVCLLGKNGVGKSTLFKCLLNIVQPTSGVIKINGQALQRYSRSELSKLVSYIPQKQKGHIGFTVFEMVLMGTTSRLKHFRQPGKAEYDLVEAALAELNIIHLKQKLFSELSGGEQQLVIIARSVAQQSKIIIMDEPCANLDYGNQIVVLEMIRALSEKGYLIIQATHDPNHVLQYGDQVLILREGRLLIQGTPNEVLTSQRLEEIYQVPVVIRELGSDRQRVCLPQKSENN; encoded by the coding sequence ATGTTGCAAGTTATGGATATAGATTTTTCATATAGAAAAACAAAAATATTATCGAAGATTTCCTTTGAATTGGACTATGGACAGTCCGTTTGTTTACTTGGAAAGAATGGTGTTGGGAAAAGTACATTGTTTAAATGTTTATTGAACATCGTACAGCCAACATCGGGGGTGATCAAGATAAATGGACAAGCGCTTCAACGCTATTCAAGGAGTGAGCTCTCTAAACTCGTTTCTTATATTCCTCAAAAGCAAAAAGGACATATTGGGTTTACTGTTTTTGAAATGGTTTTGATGGGAACTACCTCTCGCTTAAAACATTTTCGACAACCTGGAAAAGCAGAATACGACTTGGTAGAAGCTGCCTTAGCTGAATTAAATATCATCCACTTAAAACAGAAGCTCTTTTCTGAACTTAGTGGCGGGGAGCAGCAATTAGTCATTATTGCCCGTTCGGTTGCTCAGCAAAGTAAAATCATCATCATGGATGAACCGTGTGCGAATTTGGATTATGGAAACCAAATTGTGGTATTGGAAATGATTCGAGCACTTAGTGAAAAGGGCTATTTGATCATTCAGGCAACGCACGACCCAAATCATGTCCTGCAATATGGTGATCAGGTATTGATTTTACGAGAGGGACGATTGCTTATTCAAGGAACGCCGAATGAAGTATTAACAAGTCAACGATTAGAGGAGATCTATCAGGTTCCAGTCGTAATTAGAGAATTAGGTTCTGACCGACAACGCGTTTGTTTGCCCCAAAAAAGTGAGAATAATTAG
- the arcC gene encoding carbamate kinase, translating to MVKRVVVALGGNALGDNLTEQMTAVKETSKAIADLIEAGYEVILSHGNGPQVGMIQLAMEELSLSNPEKYPTVPLSVCVAMSQSYIGYDLQNALREELLSRDITQPVATVITQVGVDPKDPAFDRPAKPIGRFMSKEEADQLVKEKNVTVVEDSGRGYRQVVASPKPKEIIEVETIASLIKSGQTVIACGGGGIPVVKEGNHLSGVPAVIDKDFCSELLAELVDADLLIILTAVEKVCVDFGKPTQKELTNVTIDEMKQHAKDGQFAPGSMLPKVEAAIQFAESKPGRKTLITLLEKAKDGILGKTGTTIQQ from the coding sequence ATGGTAAAACGAGTAGTCGTTGCCCTTGGCGGAAATGCTTTAGGGGATAATTTAACAGAACAAATGACCGCAGTCAAAGAAACATCAAAAGCAATCGCGGATTTGATCGAAGCAGGCTATGAAGTGATCTTATCTCACGGAAATGGACCGCAAGTCGGAATGATCCAATTGGCGATGGAAGAACTTTCATTAAGCAATCCTGAAAAATATCCGACAGTTCCATTATCGGTCTGCGTAGCGATGAGTCAAAGTTATATTGGATATGATCTACAAAATGCTCTTCGTGAAGAATTACTGAGCCGTGATATTACACAACCTGTCGCTACGGTGATCACTCAGGTCGGTGTTGATCCAAAAGATCCGGCTTTTGACCGTCCGGCAAAACCGATTGGACGCTTTATGTCTAAAGAAGAAGCCGATCAACTAGTCAAAGAAAAAAATGTAACAGTTGTTGAAGATTCAGGTAGAGGTTATCGTCAGGTCGTTGCCTCACCAAAACCAAAAGAAATCATTGAAGTCGAAACGATCGCATCACTGATCAAGTCTGGTCAAACAGTCATTGCTTGCGGCGGTGGCGGAATTCCTGTTGTTAAGGAAGGCAATCATTTAAGCGGCGTTCCAGCTGTGATCGACAAGGATTTTTGTAGTGAATTACTAGCAGAATTGGTAGATGCGGATTTATTGATCATCCTGACAGCTGTTGAAAAAGTATGTGTCGATTTTGGGAAACCGACACAAAAAGAATTAACGAATGTTACGATCGATGAAATGAAGCAACATGCCAAAGATGGTCAATTTGCGCCTGGATCGATGTTGCCGAAAGTTGAAGCAGCGATTCAGTTTGCAGAATCAAAACCAGGACGTAAAACGTTGATCACTCTTTTAGAAAAAGCGAAAGATGGTATTCTTGGTAAAACAGGAACAACGATCCAACAATAA
- a CDS encoding XdhC family protein, which translates to MKEIFDRLSQAVKQNNDTVLVSVIASSGSTPRGEGARMLVDKSGRVAGTIGGGAVEFRSEQLAKEVLETKEPRLEKFILAPNDIVDLGMICGGNVEVLFQYLDCQKKSVIDIRKKFQEHYQENQPCWLISEIGEQLSNRLTFYSRETGFYNEETKELQKLTFKQGMAIMSISDKRFLVESLINTGKVYIFGGGHVAQALVPVLKTLDFYCVVLDDRPELLTKEYFPDADQCVVLDLKNIMDKIDITEDDYVVVMTRGHQFDFDVSKQVLATKAYYIGVMGSKHKIAVQIKRLKESGYKIEEIDRINMPIGLKIKAETPAELAISVAGELIIKRAEK; encoded by the coding sequence ATGAAGGAAATTTTTGACCGATTGTCTCAGGCAGTCAAACAAAACAATGATACCGTTTTAGTTTCTGTTATTGCAAGTTCTGGCTCAACACCACGAGGAGAGGGCGCACGGATGCTAGTCGATAAAAGTGGGCGTGTTGCAGGAACCATCGGCGGTGGTGCTGTTGAATTCCGATCGGAACAATTGGCAAAGGAAGTGCTGGAAACGAAAGAGCCAAGGCTTGAAAAGTTTATCTTAGCACCGAATGACATTGTTGATTTAGGAATGATTTGCGGCGGTAATGTAGAAGTTCTCTTTCAATATCTTGATTGTCAAAAAAAAAGTGTGATTGACATTCGTAAGAAGTTCCAAGAGCACTATCAAGAAAATCAACCGTGTTGGTTGATTTCTGAAATAGGTGAACAACTGTCGAATCGTTTGACTTTTTATAGTCGTGAAACTGGCTTTTATAATGAGGAAACAAAAGAACTTCAGAAGCTTACGTTTAAACAAGGAATGGCGATTATGTCCATTTCAGACAAACGATTTTTAGTTGAGTCTCTTATAAATACTGGGAAAGTCTATATATTCGGTGGTGGACATGTTGCACAAGCGTTAGTTCCTGTACTAAAAACATTGGATTTTTACTGTGTTGTATTGGATGATCGTCCTGAATTATTAACAAAAGAATATTTCCCAGATGCAGATCAATGTGTTGTGCTCGACTTAAAAAATATCATGGACAAGATCGATATTACCGAAGATGATTATGTAGTAGTTATGACAAGAGGACATCAATTTGATTTTGACGTATCGAAGCAAGTTCTGGCGACAAAAGCATACTATATTGGTGTCATGGGGAGTAAGCATAAAATAGCAGTACAAATCAAACGGTTAAAAGAAAGTGGTTACAAGATCGAAGAAATCGATCGGATCAATATGCCGATCGGATTGAAAATCAAAGCAGAGACACCAGCCGAACTTGCGATCAGTGTTGCTGGTGAGCTGATTATCAAGCGGGCAGAAAAATAA
- a CDS encoding RidA family protein has translation MTNKMINSTNAPAAVGPYSHSVLAGQTQYISGQLGLDPVSGEMKETVEQQAEQALINLGAILKETDMTYDNVVKTTVFLKNMSDFAKINDIYGKYFSNTLPARSCVEVCELPKNGLFEVEAIAVKN, from the coding sequence ATGACAAATAAAATGATCAATTCAACCAACGCACCAGCAGCAGTAGGTCCATATTCACATTCAGTTTTAGCGGGACAAACACAGTATATATCCGGCCAACTGGGACTAGACCCTGTAAGCGGAGAAATGAAAGAAACGGTTGAGCAGCAGGCGGAACAAGCACTAATCAATTTAGGTGCTATTCTTAAAGAGACAGATATGACTTATGACAATGTTGTAAAAACAACGGTCTTTTTAAAGAACATGTCAGATTTTGCTAAAATAAATGACATTTATGGGAAATACTTCTCAAACACTCTTCCTGCTCGTTCGTGTGTAGAAGTATGTGAGTTACCTAAGAACGGACTTTTTGAAGTAGAAGCAATCGCAGTCAAAAATTAA
- a CDS encoding nucleobase:cation symporter-2 family protein, with the protein MSEKEEKALFDYDAKLSIKEAVPMGLQHVVAAVVGIVTPGIMIAKVCNLDSGDTTIMIQTSLIFSAIATLIQLFPIFGKVGSRLPVMMGASFAYVPILMAIGGDFGIAAIFGSQLVGSILVILVGLSIKKIRILFPPLVTGTVILSIGLSLFPVAIKYMAGGAGSPDFGSAQNWLVALLTFAVVFYFNYFSKGFLKLSSILNGMIIGYIVSLVLGMVDFGPVQEASVFQVITPLYFGLDFQLVPILTLVVMFIVDAVQAIGQFTATTVGAMDREPTDKELSGGIMGSGFSNFIGSFFGSVPVATFGQNVGLVTVTRVINKYVMVFASVILLVAGFVPKVASILTTIPYAVIGGATISVFASISMTGIRMISSQELTPRNTGVVGIALAFGIGVTLSVGSLSGFPPWVTTIFGNSEVILTTIVAVLLNVLLKEEKEVAIE; encoded by the coding sequence ATGAGTGAAAAGGAAGAAAAGGCATTGTTCGACTATGATGCCAAATTATCGATCAAAGAAGCTGTTCCGATGGGCTTGCAACACGTCGTAGCAGCAGTCGTTGGGATCGTTACACCAGGAATCATGATTGCAAAAGTCTGTAATCTGGATTCCGGTGATACAACGATCATGATTCAGACGTCGCTGATTTTTTCAGCAATTGCTACGTTGATCCAATTATTCCCGATTTTTGGGAAGGTTGGTTCTAGACTCCCTGTGATGATGGGAGCCAGTTTTGCCTACGTCCCGATTTTGATGGCGATCGGCGGAGATTTTGGAATTGCCGCAATATTCGGTTCACAGTTAGTCGGCAGTATCTTGGTTATTTTAGTTGGTTTGTCAATTAAAAAAATTCGGATATTGTTTCCGCCTTTAGTTACTGGTACAGTTATATTGAGTATTGGATTATCTTTATTTCCAGTAGCGATCAAATATATGGCTGGTGGTGCCGGCAGTCCTGATTTTGGTTCTGCCCAAAATTGGTTAGTGGCATTACTAACATTTGCAGTGGTCTTTTATTTTAATTATTTTTCTAAAGGCTTTCTAAAATTATCGTCCATTTTAAATGGAATGATCATTGGCTATATCGTATCGTTAGTTTTAGGAATGGTCGATTTTGGGCCAGTACAAGAAGCCTCTGTTTTTCAAGTGATCACACCACTGTATTTTGGTCTTGATTTTCAGCTTGTGCCCATTCTGACGTTAGTAGTCATGTTTATTGTTGATGCTGTTCAGGCAATCGGTCAATTTACTGCGACGACAGTTGGTGCGATGGATCGGGAACCGACAGATAAAGAGCTTTCTGGCGGAATTATGGGAAGCGGTTTCTCAAACTTTATTGGTAGTTTCTTTGGTTCTGTGCCAGTCGCTACTTTTGGCCAAAACGTTGGATTAGTGACCGTAACAAGAGTGATCAATAAATATGTAATGGTTTTTGCTTCAGTCATTCTATTGGTTGCAGGATTTGTTCCAAAAGTCGCTTCGATTTTGACAACGATTCCTTATGCTGTGATCGGCGGGGCAACAATTTCCGTTTTTGCTTCAATCTCAATGACAGGTATTCGGATGATTTCATCCCAAGAATTAACACCAAGAAATACAGGTGTTGTAGGGATTGCCTTAGCTTTTGGGATAGGTGTGACATTATCTGTCGGCAGCTTGAGTGGCTTTCCACCTTGGGTGACGACGATTTTTGGAAATTCGGAAGTCATTTTGACAACAATCGTTGCTGTACTCTTGAATGTATTATTAAAAGAGGAGAAAGAAGTGGCAATCGAGTAA
- a CDS encoding DUF364 domain-containing protein, with amino-acid sequence MWKLYDELIEAIPSGIKISDMAQTERWTFVVNDQTIGTAMKFSRTQKNIEDYQNIQLQEAAEFIKSWDFEKASFGLAAINSFFNDSEQVQRQFQTEAIYHNDAFDQLMDTSDQQKIGMIGHFPFVDRYPELSKNISIFELEPRAGDYPASACEFLLPQQEIVYITASTIINKTLPRLLELSAEAQVILVGSSCPLSQTLFRHGIDTLAGTIYEDSLAELRTKKSVGKLPLSKYGHSIMIEKRKD; translated from the coding sequence ATGTGGAAACTATACGACGAATTGATTGAAGCAATTCCTTCTGGAATCAAAATCTCGGACATGGCGCAGACAGAGCGTTGGACGTTTGTGGTGAATGATCAAACGATTGGAACAGCGATGAAATTTTCACGAACGCAAAAGAATATTGAAGACTATCAAAATATACAGCTGCAAGAAGCGGCGGAGTTTATAAAGTCTTGGGATTTTGAAAAAGCTAGCTTTGGGTTAGCTGCGATCAATAGTTTTTTTAACGATAGCGAACAAGTACAAAGGCAGTTTCAGACAGAGGCTATTTATCATAATGATGCGTTTGACCAATTGATGGATACATCAGATCAGCAAAAAATAGGGATGATCGGTCATTTTCCTTTTGTTGATCGTTACCCAGAGCTTAGTAAAAATATTAGTATTTTTGAATTGGAACCTAGAGCAGGTGATTACCCAGCTAGTGCATGCGAGTTCTTACTTCCACAGCAGGAAATTGTTTATATCACGGCTTCAACGATCATCAATAAAACGTTACCTAGATTATTAGAGTTATCAGCAGAAGCACAAGTTATTTTAGTTGGTTCAAGCTGTCCCTTGAGTCAGACTTTATTTCGGCATGGTATCGATACGCTGGCTGGAACGATCTATGAAGATTCTCTTGCCGAATTACGAAC
- a CDS encoding FecCD family ABC transporter permease: MEQRQSSFRQKKIILLGTILLFFIVLIVSFLLGKYPITLNDFFGAVFNKIIPLEQTWSTQVETILFKIRFPRIIMAVVIGSGISVAGATYQALFQNPMISQDILGASQGAAFGAAVGLFFSLTYEQVISLSFIFGILAVGAVLLLNRWLKSNSVLNMILIGMMIGSLFSSAVSFLKLVGDPTNTLPAITYWLMGSLSAIKMQDLHFAIPLILVGMLPIFLLRWRLNILSLGEEEALSLGVNSRQLRIILIIAATLITAAAVSVSGLIGWVGLVVPHFSRLLIGNDHRYTIPVSAILGGTFLLFVDDFSRLISTSEIPIGILTSFIGAPIFLILIVKSSRTVSA; encoded by the coding sequence ATGGAGCAACGACAATCATCATTTAGGCAGAAAAAAATCATTCTTTTAGGCACGATTCTTCTCTTTTTTATTGTGCTGATCGTTTCTTTTTTATTAGGAAAATATCCAATTACGCTGAATGATTTTTTTGGAGCAGTATTCAATAAAATAATTCCACTGGAGCAGACCTGGAGTACTCAGGTAGAAACTATTTTATTTAAAATTCGTTTTCCTAGAATTATTATGGCGGTGGTCATCGGCAGTGGTATTTCAGTTGCCGGAGCGACGTATCAAGCCTTGTTTCAAAATCCAATGATCTCACAAGATATCTTAGGTGCTTCACAAGGAGCAGCCTTTGGCGCAGCGGTCGGATTGTTTTTTTCATTGACCTATGAACAAGTGATTTCTCTATCGTTTATCTTTGGCATACTTGCTGTTGGAGCAGTTTTATTATTGAACCGATGGCTTAAAAGCAATTCTGTGTTAAATATGATTTTGATCGGAATGATGATTGGCTCGTTGTTTTCGTCTGCTGTTTCATTTTTAAAACTGGTTGGTGATCCAACCAATACTCTTCCTGCAATTACCTACTGGCTGATGGGCAGTTTATCTGCAATTAAAATGCAGGATCTTCATTTTGCTATTCCCCTTATTTTAGTTGGAATGCTACCGATTTTTCTCTTGCGTTGGCGTTTGAATATCCTCTCTTTGGGGGAAGAGGAGGCTTTGAGTTTAGGCGTCAACAGTCGTCAGTTACGAATTATTTTGATTATAGCGGCAACACTGATTACGGCGGCGGCCGTTTCTGTCAGTGGATTGATTGGCTGGGTTGGTTTAGTGGTGCCTCATTTTTCTCGTCTGCTTATAGGAAACGATCATCGCTATACGATTCCGGTGAGTGCTATTTTGGGTGGCACTTTTCTCCTGTTTGTTGATGATTTTTCCCGGTTGATTTCGACAAGTGAAATTCCGATCGGTATACTGACTTCTTTCATTGGAGCGCCGATCTTTCTTATTCTGATTGTAAAAAGTAGTCGCACTGTTAGTGCTTGA
- the ygeW gene encoding knotted carbamoyltransferase YgeW: protein METFNEYIAKLDKLEFDKMYENDFFLTWEKTRDELEAVFTVADTLRYLRENNISTKIFDSGLGISLFRDNSTRTRFSFASACNLLGLEVQDLDEGKSQISHGETVRETANMISFMADIIGIRDDMYIGKGNAYMHEVSESVQEGHKDGVLEQRPTLVNLQCDIDHPTQAMADALHLIHEFGGVENLKGKKIAMTWAYSPSYGKPLSVPQGIVGLMTRLGMDVVLAHPEGYEIMPEVEEVAKKNAAESGGSFTKTNSMAEAFKDADVVYPKSWAPFAAMEKRTQLYGEGDQAGIDALEKELLADNSNHKDWECTEELMKTTKDGKALYMHCLPADITGVSCDEGEVAASVFDRYRVPLYKEASYKPYIIAAMIFLSKVKSPQQTLKELEQKATPREVK from the coding sequence ATGGAAACTTTTAACGAATATATTGCAAAATTGGACAAATTAGAATTTGATAAAATGTACGAAAACGACTTTTTCTTAACATGGGAAAAAACACGTGATGAACTAGAAGCAGTCTTTACAGTAGCTGATACCCTACGTTATTTACGTGAAAACAATATCTCTACGAAAATTTTTGATAGCGGATTGGGAATTTCTTTATTCCGTGACAACTCAACGAGAACACGTTTTAGTTTTGCGTCTGCTTGTAACCTTTTAGGATTGGAAGTTCAAGATCTAGATGAAGGGAAGAGCCAAATCTCTCATGGTGAAACGGTTCGTGAAACAGCAAACATGATTTCATTTATGGCAGATATCATTGGGATTCGTGATGATATGTATATCGGTAAAGGAAATGCCTATATGCACGAAGTATCAGAATCTGTTCAAGAAGGACATAAAGATGGTGTATTAGAACAACGTCCGACATTAGTCAATTTACAGTGTGATATCGATCATCCGACACAAGCAATGGCTGATGCCCTTCATTTGATTCATGAATTTGGCGGCGTTGAGAACCTTAAAGGTAAGAAAATCGCTATGACTTGGGCTTATTCTCCATCTTATGGCAAACCATTATCAGTTCCTCAAGGAATCGTTGGTTTGATGACACGTTTAGGGATGGATGTTGTTTTAGCTCATCCGGAAGGCTATGAAATCATGCCGGAAGTAGAAGAAGTGGCAAAGAAAAATGCTGCTGAATCAGGCGGTTCATTTACGAAAACAAATAGCATGGCAGAAGCGTTCAAGGATGCTGATGTTGTTTATCCTAAGAGCTGGGCACCGTTTGCAGCGATGGAAAAACGTACACAATTATACGGTGAAGGCGATCAAGCTGGAATCGATGCGTTAGAAAAAGAATTGCTGGCAGATAATTCTAACCATAAAGATTGGGAATGTACGGAAGAATTGATGAAAACGACAAAAGACGGCAAAGCATTATATATGCACTGCTTACCTGCTGATATCACTGGGGTTAGCTGTGACGAAGGCGAAGTAGCGGCTTCTGTTTTTGACCGTTATCGTGTTCCGCTATACAAAGAAGCTAGCTACAAACCATATATCATTGCGGCAATGATCTTCTTAAGCAAAGTGAAGAGCCCGCAACAAACATTGAAAGAGCTTGAACAAAAAGCAACGCCAAGAGAAGTAAAATAA
- a CDS encoding nucleoside-triphosphatase, with translation MRHFFLEGDKFVGKSTMLQKVVQEMAIPVGGFYVERRRDALGNITGFELKAASELSVSTNSLENVDHHCFIQTKDGKRSRNLAVFEEFGCELLRKARQSGQIILLDEIGGVELLSDRFTKELHTTIQQVPKILGVFKSEKNYQRQKQHTVEKLEISHQRESLKQEIFKADGEIIPFTHENQDSLETRLRLFLKK, from the coding sequence ATGAGACACTTTTTTCTGGAAGGGGATAAATTTGTCGGGAAATCGACAATGCTGCAAAAAGTGGTACAGGAAATGGCGATTCCGGTGGGTGGTTTTTACGTCGAACGAAGACGAGATGCTTTAGGAAATATTACTGGTTTCGAGTTGAAGGCAGCTTCAGAATTATCTGTATCTACAAACAGTCTAGAAAACGTCGACCATCACTGTTTTATCCAGACGAAAGATGGAAAACGCAGTCGAAACTTAGCGGTTTTTGAAGAATTTGGCTGTGAACTGCTTCGTAAAGCAAGGCAATCTGGACAGATAATACTTTTAGATGAAATCGGCGGAGTAGAGCTCTTGTCAGATCGATTCACCAAAGAATTGCATACAACGATTCAACAAGTTCCAAAAATTTTGGGAGTATTTAAATCTGAAAAGAATTATCAACGACAAAAACAGCATACAGTCGAAAAACTTGAAATCAGTCATCAGCGAGAATCACTAAAACAAGAAATTTTTAAAGCTGATGGAGAAATCATCCCATTTACGCATGAGAATCAAGACTCGCTAGAAACAAGACTACGTCTTTTTTTGAAGAAGTAA
- a CDS encoding winged helix-turn-helix domain-containing protein, which produces MEEKEKFNYTLNLKLRTNRIFFGPGVVELLQRISQTGSLNTAAKQMKMSYNKAWRMIQKAEEELGYPLVHKSVGGNNGGGSVVTREGKRLTAKFLLFQKKTYHITNQYFNEIFSEDLEKLEEKA; this is translated from the coding sequence ATGGAGGAAAAAGAAAAGTTCAATTACACACTCAATCTGAAGCTGCGAACGAATCGAATATTTTTTGGCCCAGGCGTTGTCGAGTTGCTCCAGAGGATCTCTCAAACCGGTTCTTTGAATACCGCAGCCAAACAGATGAAAATGTCATACAACAAGGCTTGGCGAATGATTCAAAAAGCAGAAGAAGAATTAGGCTATCCATTAGTGCATAAAAGTGTTGGCGGAAATAATGGCGGAGGGTCTGTGGTAACAAGAGAAGGAAAACGCTTGACTGCTAAATTTTTACTTTTCCAAAAAAAGACCTACCATATCACGAATCAATATTTTAATGAAATATTCAGTGAGGATTTAGAAAAGTTGGAGGAAAAAGCATGA